The following proteins are co-located in the Castanea sativa cultivar Marrone di Chiusa Pesio chromosome 8, ASM4071231v1 genome:
- the LOC142606197 gene encoding cation/H(+) antiporter 4-like — MERGDNNVTLFSQNHSITIKDCTEFPSMVHSTGLWNYFRYGTVSYSLPLLQLQMILIFTMAQLAHYILKRYGVPKFTSQFIVGLILSPSLLGRLKILKNVLFEVNSQETIGMLAFLGYTLFLFVIGVKMDMGMINRTGRKALVTGILCIVSPLIVGMAFQVFFRRIWITEEEASELPFVTAVHCVTPFPVVASLLEDLKILNSELGRLSLSAALVSDMFSTFLTSLATLTKLAKEKSMVSGIIGSIATIVYVISMVFAIRPAMFWVIRQTPEGRPVKDAYIHFIMLMVLVSGLLSDYYGQTFFFGPFILGLAVPDGPPLGSAIVNKFNCFISEVFLPLFVTTCAMRTDLTLLFKFDSLMTFYTCLIIVTFVTKLAACMVPPCCSKMPLSDALTVSLILTSKGVVQLASYTVFRDNETMSDQTFALASVSILLIAVIVPILVKSLYDPSRKYAGYQVRDILHCKRNSELRILVCIQRPDNVAAVIKLLEASCPTRQSPLGVYALHLIELIGRASPIFISHQMQKKTVSNISYSENVTVAFNHFQRDNENAVSVSVFTAISPPKFMHEDICTLALDKLTSLIVLPFHRKWSIDGSIESEDSTVRTLNCSVLELAPCSVGILVDRGSLSHSTVSSEASYSIAMIFIGGNDDREALMFAKRMANDPNISLTVIRFVDSGGNEDVSSWDKVIDSEILKDVKLNNVGDEYVIYIEELVKDGPQTALIVRSMVDEYDLIIVGRRHNIVSPQTSGLAEWNEFPELGIIGDLLASSDINSRTSVFVLQQQKQRIATGRRN, encoded by the exons ATGGAAAGAGGGGACAACAATGTAAcattattttctcaaaatcacaGCATCACCATTAAAGATTGTACTGAGTTCCCCTCCATGGTACATTCAACAGGCCTGTGGAACTACTTTCGTTATGGGACTGTGTCGTATTCATTGCCACTGCTTCAGCTGCAGATGATTCTGATTTTTACCATGGCCCAACTCGCCCATTACATTCTTAAGCGTTATGGAGTACCGAAGTTCACCTCACAATTTATT GTTGGCTTAATCCTCAGCCCTTCACTCTTGGGGCGcctcaaaatattaaaaaatgttcTGTTTGAGGTGAACAGTCAGGAAACAATTGGTATGTTGGCTTTCTTGGGTTACACACTCTTTTTATTTGTGATTGGGGTGAAAATGGATATGGGAATGATAAATAGAACTGGAAGAAAAGCCTTGGTTACTGGTATTTTATGCATAGTATCGCCTTTGATAGTTGGCATGGCATTCCAAGTGTTCTTTAGAAGAATTTGGATAACCGAAGAAGAAGCGTCTGAACTTCCATTTGTAACAGCAGTACATTGTGTAACTCCATTTCCGGTTGTTGCTAGCCTTCTTGAGGACCTCAAAATCCTAAATTCTGAATTGGGTCGATTAAGCCTATCTGCAGCTTTGGTCAGCGACATGTTTAGCACGTTCCTTACCTCTCTTGCCACATTGACTAAACTTGCCAAGGAGAAATCAATGGTCAGTGGTATCATAGGTTCAATAGCAACCATTGTTTATGTTATTTCAATGGTGTTTGCAATTCGACCGGCAATGTTTTGGGTGATCAGGCAGACACCAGAAGGCAGGCCCGTTAAAGACGCATACATCCATTTCATAATGTTAATGGTGCTTGTGTCCGGTTTGCTTTCTGATTATTATGGTCAGACTTTTTTCTTTGGACCTTTTATATTGGGTTTGGCAGTACCAGATGGACCCCCATTAGGATCTGCTATTGTCAACAAGTTCAACTGCTTCATTTCCGAAGTGTTTCTTCCACTCTTTGTAACTACATGTGCAATGAGGACAGACCTGACTTTACTCTTCAAATTCGACAGCTTAATGACATTTTACACATGTCTCATTATTGTGACTTTTGTGACCAAACTCGCTGCGTGCATGGTTCCTCCTTGTTGTTCCAAAATGCCCTTAAGTGATGCGCTCACAGTCTCTCTTATTTTGACCAGCAAAGGTGTCGTCCAGCTTGCTAGCTACACCGTCTTCAGAGACAACGAG ACCATGTCAGACCAGACGTTCGCTTTGGCAAGTGTTAGCATCCTATTGATAGCAGTAATTGTGCCCATCCTTGTCAAGTCCCTCTATGATCCTTCAAGGAAATATGCAGGTTACCAGGTAAGGGATATTCTGCATTGCAAACGCAATTCAGAGCTCCGAATCCTAGTGTGTATTCAAAGGCCAGATAATGTTGCTGCGGTAATCAAGCTACTTGAAGCGTCATGTCCAACTAGACAAAGCCCTCTTGGTGTTTATGCACTTCACCTTATCGAATTAATTGGCCGAGCCTCTCCTATTTTTATTTCCCACCAAATGCAGAAAAAGACTGTGTCCAACATTTCCTATTCGGAGAATGTCACTGTTGCCTTCAATCACTTTCAACGAGACAATGAGAATGCCGTATCAGTAAGTGTCTTCACAGCAATCTCTCCACCCAAGTTCATGCATGAAGACATATGCACCCTTGCATTGGACAAACTCACATCACTCATAGTACTCCCATTCCACCGAAAATGGTCCATTGATGGGTCCATTGAATCGGAGGACAGTACAGTAAGGACTCTAAATTGCAGTGTTCTTGAACTAGCCCCCTGCTCAGTTGGGATCTTAGTTGATCGTGGCAGTTTAAGCCACTCAACCGTTTCATCAGAGGCATCCTACTCTATTGCTATGATCTTCATAGGAGGAAATGATGATAGAGAGGCATTGATGTTTGCCAAGCGCATGGCCAATGACCCGAACATCAGCCTGACTGTAATTCGCTTTGTTGACTCTGGCGGCAATGAAGATGTTAGTAGCTGGGACAAAGTGATAGACTCTGAGATATTGAAGGATGTGAAGCTTAACAATGTGGGTGATGAATATGTGATATACATTGAGGagttggtgaaagatgggcctCAGACAGCATTGATAGTTCGGTCTATGGTGGATGAGTATGATCTTATTATAGTTGGTAGAAGGCATAACATAGTGTCACCTCAGACATCAGGGCTTGCAGAATGGAATGAATTCCCAGAGTTGGGGATCATTGGAGACTTGCTAGCCTCATCAGACATCAATAGCAGAACTTCTGTTTTTGtgttacaacaacaaaaacaaaggaTTGCCACTGGACGAAGAAATTAA